A genomic window from Camelus ferus isolate YT-003-E chromosome 9, BCGSAC_Cfer_1.0, whole genome shotgun sequence includes:
- the C9H19orf73 gene encoding LOW QUALITY PROTEIN: putative uncharacterized protein C19orf73 homolog (The sequence of the model RefSeq protein was modified relative to this genomic sequence to represent the inferred CDS: inserted 1 base in 1 codon; deleted 2 bases in 2 codons; substituted 1 base at 1 genomic stop codon) codes for MMSPGASGARRGTRVATPDSGGSARRPSRRTGREGWAGGEVRVKNGFXGGGXLLGHALRLEGGVNTRLTSTPYSAPLRPPRELHVAPPPLPPTRTIVWPAGLPRRTRLMVRSAPPTQRPPTDSRRFRTPPSDHLRRKGARPPPSESLKGRGRWFQL; via the exons ATGATGTCACCTGGAGCGAGTGGCGCGCGGCGTGGAACGCGAGTCGCGACCCCAGATTCCGGCGGTAGCGCGCGCCGGCCCTCGCGCCGCACGGGACgggagggctgggctggcggCGAGGTGAGAGTAAAGAATGGATTTTAAGGCGGGG GCCTCCTGGGACACGCGCTCAGGTTGGAAGGTGGAGTGAATACCAGGTTGACGAGTACACCTTATTCTGCA CCCTTGCGCCCGCCTCGGGAACTGCACgtggca cccccacccctgcctcccacgCGGACGATTGTATGGCCGGCAGGGCTCCCCCGGCGGACCAGGCTAATGGTTCGCTCCGCCCCGCCCACACAGAGGCCGCCCACTGACTCGCGGCGATTCAGAACTCCTCCGTCCGATCATCTACGGAGGAAGGGGGCTCGACCTCCGCCCTCAGAATCTCTGAAGGGTAGGGGGCGTTGGTTTCAGCTCTGA
- the LIN7B gene encoding protein lin-7 homolog B isoform X1: protein MAALVEPLGLERDVSRAVELLERLQRSGELPPQKLQALQRVLQSRFCSAIREVYEQLYDTLDITGSAEIRAHATAKATVAAFTASEGHAHPRVVELPKTDEGLGFNIMGGKEQNSPIYISRVIPGGVADRHGGLKRGDQLLSVNGVSVEGEQHEKAVELLKAAQGSVKLVVRYTPRVLEEMEARFEKMRSARRRQHQSYSSLESRG from the exons ATGGCTGCGCTGGTGGAGCCGCTGGGGCTGGAGCGGG ACGTGTCCCGGGCGGTGGAGCTCCTCGAGCGGCTCCAGCGTAGCGGGGAGCTGCCCCCGCAGAAGCTGCAGGCCCTCCAGAGAGTCCTGCAGAGCCGCTTCTGCTCAGCCATCCGGGAG GTATATGAGCAGCTCTATGACACGCTGGACATCACCGGCAGTGCTGAGATCCGGGCCCACGCCACAGCCAAG gcCACGGTGGCCGCCTTCACAGCCAGTGAGGGCCATGCACATCCTAGGGTAGTGGAACTGCCCAAGACAGATGAGGGCCTGGGCTTCAATATCATGGGGGGCAAGGAGCAGAATTCGCCCATCTACATTTCCCGTGTCATCCCTGGAGGCGTGGCTGACCGGCACGGAGGCCTCAAGCGTGGGGACCAGCTGTTGTCAGTGAATGGTGTG AGCGTTGAGGGTGAGCAGCATGAGAAGGCAGTGGAGCTGCTGAAGGCTGCCCAGGGCTCCGTGAAGCTGGTGGTGCGTTACACACCTCGGGTgctggaggagatggaggccCGCTTTGAGAAGATGCGCTCTGCCCGCCGACGCCAACATCAGAGCTATTC GTCCTTGGAGTCTCGAGGCTGA
- the LIN7B gene encoding protein lin-7 homolog B isoform X2 — protein sequence MAALVEPLGLERDVSRAVELLERLQRSGELPPQKLQALQRVLQSRFCSAIREVYEQLYDTLDITGSAEIRAHATAKATVAAFTASEGHAHPRVVELPKTDEGLGFNIMGGKEQNSPIYISRVIPGGVADRHGGLKRGDQLLSVNGVGWGWVRVVGPRPSCLCTAPAER from the exons ATGGCTGCGCTGGTGGAGCCGCTGGGGCTGGAGCGGG ACGTGTCCCGGGCGGTGGAGCTCCTCGAGCGGCTCCAGCGTAGCGGGGAGCTGCCCCCGCAGAAGCTGCAGGCCCTCCAGAGAGTCCTGCAGAGCCGCTTCTGCTCAGCCATCCGGGAG GTATATGAGCAGCTCTATGACACGCTGGACATCACCGGCAGTGCTGAGATCCGGGCCCACGCCACAGCCAAG gcCACGGTGGCCGCCTTCACAGCCAGTGAGGGCCATGCACATCCTAGGGTAGTGGAACTGCCCAAGACAGATGAGGGCCTGGGCTTCAATATCATGGGGGGCAAGGAGCAGAATTCGCCCATCTACATTTCCCGTGTCATCCCTGGAGGCGTGGCTGACCGGCACGGAGGCCTCAAGCGTGGGGACCAGCTGTTGTCAGTGAATGGTGTG ggctggggctgggtgagggtggtgggccccaggcccagctgtcTGTGCACCGCCCCTGCAGAGCGTTGA